A region from the Paenibacillus sp. IHBB 10380 genome encodes:
- a CDS encoding pullulanase-associated domain-containing protein, with translation MVRSLEPDKTNYALEVGKSHQTALNAKYDDGSQRTVTNQATYVSSDMQVATVTAKGLVKAVAKGTATIKVTYGGKTTNITVTVTTEPVNDKRYVQFNYIRPDKDYKDWNLWVWNTGVKNDQIDFEKVENGVASVMMIEIGPQATGVGFVLRKGTDWNTAKQDFPDDRLISVTPGDTFTKVKVTSMVKELDILPSIRGPVLKDGNMTFMYRDDVLFQSGQMPTITGVKVKVNGMEQLMIYDPAKEWFSYTLTNVKSGTYEYTFLVTKDGNTTEVTDPHNTINGKSVVEYFIPVVTIKSNVNPSSITSNENAVLTLNVSSDQSTTYKEAYMNLTALGGPSKVKIDTDLMEQTLAVKDSIATGLKNIPVVISEVLSTS, from the coding sequence ATTGTTAGATCGTTAGAACCCGACAAAACCAACTACGCTCTAGAAGTAGGTAAAAGTCATCAAACAGCCTTAAATGCGAAATACGATGATGGCAGCCAGAGAACGGTAACGAATCAAGCTACGTACGTTTCAAGTGACATGCAAGTGGCTACCGTGACGGCAAAAGGCTTAGTAAAGGCAGTCGCTAAAGGTACTGCAACGATTAAAGTCACTTATGGCGGCAAGACAACAAATATAACGGTTACCGTTACGACGGAACCAGTTAACGACAAGCGTTACGTCCAATTCAATTACATCCGCCCAGATAAGGATTACAAAGATTGGAATCTTTGGGTATGGAACACGGGTGTGAAGAATGACCAGATTGATTTTGAAAAGGTAGAGAACGGTGTGGCGTCTGTGATGATGATTGAAATTGGACCTCAAGCGACGGGCGTCGGATTTGTTCTTCGTAAAGGTACAGATTGGAACACTGCTAAACAGGATTTTCCGGATGATCGCCTCATTTCGGTGACACCTGGAGATACGTTTACCAAAGTTAAAGTGACGAGTATGGTTAAAGAACTTGATATTTTACCAAGCATTAGGGGACCTGTTCTGAAGGATGGTAACATGACGTTTATGTACAGAGACGATGTTCTTTTCCAAAGCGGTCAAATGCCTACAATCACAGGTGTGAAAGTTAAAGTCAACGGGATGGAACAACTGATGATTTACGATCCAGCTAAGGAATGGTTCAGTTATACGTTGACTAACGTGAAGAGTGGAACTTATGAGTACACTTTCTTGGTGACGAAGGATGGAAACACGACCGAAGTGACGGATCCACACAATACAATCAACGGAAAATCGGTTGTCGAATACTTCATACCTGTGGTGACGATCAAATCGAACGTTAATCCCTCGTCGATCACATCTAACGAAAATGCGGTACTGACACTGAATGTTTCATCAGATCAATCGACGACTTACAAGGAAGCTTATATGAATCTTACGGCATTGGGCGGACCTTCGAAAGTGAAGATCGACACGGATCTTATGGAACAGACTCTTGCAGTGAAGGATTCGATTGCTACTGGATTGAAGAACATTCCAGTGGTGATTTCAGAGGTCTTATCGACAAGTTAG